From Pempheris klunzingeri isolate RE-2024b chromosome 16, fPemKlu1.hap1, whole genome shotgun sequence, a single genomic window includes:
- the glmp gene encoding glycosylated lysosomal membrane protein, with translation MIVEIRKFGFQTIKSANFFNIGAGSEGGQLTYEGTGHVTCSVTTKMAAAGKERSGRVCSLVLLLSVSGLIRGADATERTLSVELNPGSPSPPPGGDLLHVRAVGNNDTLHFLFCSQGAPTLLLVHTDITSSTIQVNWTQFEARNHSNSLKVEPESSILYSAAIVFTRLLEYDDVNDTAVPTSDLFPPYELQSFTWSRLNLSGPVALLCGASPTFTNGSLCLQLSVFESEGRGRSWPRLLHTANSSQLEVWLDGVSPRATRSRFLLEVQAVGGAYPLSKVEVRRSIDDEFTPSIFQVTHWVPSVNSSSDVPGFIQWKPVAYRRSDPALEDATPCRHSNPRPQSGEAVAVASGLIRAFYTEPKTFGLNVSFGLAGEPFYNSTKFLRWTLLVGSGSPPVDAFSPLVLSMMAVGLGTPMILLLLGGVCVCIRKRATASTTNYEPIN, from the exons ATGATCGTGGAAATCAGGAAGTTTGGATTTCAGACCATTAAATCTGCTAACTTCTTCAACAT CGGGGCGGGGTCCGAGGGCGGTCAGCTGACATATGAAGGAACgggtcatgtgacctgctcAGTCACAACAAAGATGGCGGCAGCGGGGAAGGAGCGGAGCGGCCGCGTTTGTTCTCTGGTTCTTCTCCTGAGTGTCTCCGGTTTGATCCGCGGAGCAGACGCGACGGAGCGGACG TTGTCGGTAGAGTTGAACCCTGGCTCGCCGTCGCCGCCTCCTGGTGGCGACCTACTTCATGTGAGAGCCGTGGGAAACAATGACAcacttcacttcctgttctgcAGTCAGGGGGCGCCGACGCTGCTGCTCGTCCACACCGACATCACTTCCTCTACAATCCAG GTGAACTGGACTCAGTTTGAGGCACGTAACCACAGCAACAGCCTTAAGGTGGAGCCAGAGAGCAGTATCCTGTACAGTGCCGCCATCGTCTTCACCAGG TTGTTGGAGTACGACGACGTTAATGACACGGCGGtgccgacctctgacctcttcccGCCCTATGAGCTGCAGAGCTTCACCTGGTCTCGCCTGAACCTGTCCGGGCCCGTCGCCCTGCTCTGTGGCGCCTCCCCGACCTTCACCAACGGGTCGCTGTGCCTGCAG ctgtctgtgtttgagtcGGAGGGACGCGGTCGGTCCTGGCCCCGCCTCCTCCACACGGCTAACTCCTCCCAGCTGGAGGTGTGGCTCGATGGCGTGTCGCCGCGGGCAACTCGTTCAAGGTTCCTATTGGAGGTGCAAGCGGTGGGCGGGGCTTATCCTCTGAGCAAAGTGGAGGTTCGTCGATCCATTGACGACGAGTTCACGCCATCGATATTCCAG GTGACTCACTGGGTTCCGTCGGTGAACAGCAGCTCTGACGTTCCGGGTTTCATCCAGTGGAAGCCGGTGGCGTACCGGCGCTCTGATCCAGCTCTGGAGGACGCCACGCCGTGCCGACACTCCAACCCGCGGCCTCAGAGCGGTGAGGCGGTGGCGGTGGCGTCCGGTCTGATCAGAGCATTCTACACAGAACCCAAAACGTTTGGACTCAATGTGAGCTTCGGCCTTGCAGGAGAACCGTTCTACAACAGCACCAAGTTCCTCCGCTG GACGCTGCTGGTCGGCTCCGGCTCTCCTCCTGTCGACGCCTTCTCTCCCTTGGTTCTCAGCATGATGGCGGTCGGGCTGGGAACTCCCATGATCCTCCTGCTGCTGGGCGGAGTCTGTGTCTGCATCCGTAAGAGGGCGACGGCCTCGACGACCAACTATGAGCCAATCAACTGA
- the cct3 gene encoding T-complex protein 1 subunit gamma, translating to MFGQQVLVLNQNIKRESGRKVQTGNINAAKTIADVIRTCLGPRAMMKMLLDPMGGIVMTNDGNAILREIQVQHPAAKSMIEISRTQDEEVGDGTTSVIILAGEMLAVAEQFLEQQMHPTVIISAYRQALEDMLETLKEISTPVDTADRSMMLKIVHSAINTKALSRWSELACSIALDAVRTVELDDNGRKEIDIKKYAKVEKVPGGIIEDSCVLKGVMINKDVTHPRMRRLIKGPRIVLLDCSLEYKKGESQTDIEISKEEDFARILQMEEEYIQQICEDIIRLKPDLVFTEKGISDLAQHYLMKANITAIRRVRKTDNNRIARACGARIASRTDELREEDVGLGAGLFEVKKIGDEYFTFVTECKDPKACTILLRGASKEILAEVERNLQDAMQVCRNVLLDPLLLLGGGAVEMAVSKRLVERSRALTGIEQWPYRAVAQALEVIPRTLIQNCGASTIRVLTSLRAKHTQEGGLCWGVDGETGCLSDMKLLGIWEPLAVKAQTYKTAVETAILLLRIDDIVSGHKKKDKDDQTGGHGAE from the exons ATGTTCGGCCAGCAGGTTTTAGTGCTCA ACCAGAACATTAAGAGAGAGTCGGGACGCAAAGTCCAGACCGGAAATATCAACGCCGCTAAG accaTAGCGGATGTGATCCGGACTTGCCTCGGCCCGCGGGCCATGATGAAG atgttgCTGGACCCCATGGGGGGAATCGTGATGACCAACGATGGGAACGCCATCCTCAGAGAG ATCCAGGTTCAGCATCCCGCCGCCAAGTCCATGATCGAGATCAGCCGTACGCAGGACGAGGAGGTGGGAGACGGGACCACGTCGGTCATCATACTTG cgggAGAGATGCTGGCCGTGGCAGAGCAGTTCCTGGAGCAGCAGATGCACCCGACGGTGATCATCAGCGCCTACCGACAGGCTCTGGAGGACATGCTGGAGACGCTCAAGGAGATCAG CACCCCTGTGGACACGGCGGACCGGTCCATGATGCTGAAGATCGTCCACTCAGCCATCAACACCAAGGCTCTGAGCCGCTGGTCTGAGCTGGCTTGCAGCATCGCGCTGGACGCTGTCCGCACCGTGGAGCTGGACGACAACGGCCGCAAAGAGATCGACATCAAGAAGTATGCTAAAGTGGAGAAG GTTCCAGGCGGGATCATCGAGGACTCGTGCGTCCTGAAAGGCGTCATGATCAACAAGGATGTGACGCACCCGAGGATGAGACGCCTGATCAAAGGGCCACGCATCGTCCTGCTGGACTGTTCTCTGGAGTACAAGAAGGGCGAGAGCCAG acggACATAGAGATCAGCAAGGAGGAAGACTTTGCAAGGATCCTGCAGATGGAGGAAGAGTACATCCAGCAGATCTGTGAGGACATCATCCGCCTCAAACCAGACCTGGTCTTCACTGAGAAAGGCatctcag atCTGGCTCAGCACTACCTGATGAAGGCAAACATCACTGCCATCCGCCGCGTGAGGAAGACTGACAACAACCGCATCGCCAG ggCATGCGGGGCTCGTATCGCCAGCCGGACTGACGAGCTGCGTGAGGAAGACGTTGGTCTGGGGGCGGGGCTGTTTGAGGTGAAGAAGATCGGCGATGAGTATTTCACCTTCGTCACCGAGTGTAAAGACCCCAAAGCCTGCACCATCCTGCTGAGGGGCGCCAGCAAGGAGATCCTCGCC gaggtggagaggaacCTGCAGGACGCCATGCAGGTGTGCCGTAACGTGCTGCTGgaccccctgctgctgctgggcggCGGCGCCGTGGAGATGGCGGTGTCGAAGCGTCTGGTGGAGCGTTCACGCGCCCTGACGGGCATCGAGCAGTGGCCGTACCGTGCCGTGGCCCAGGCCCTGGAGGTGATCCCCCGCACGCTGATCCAGAACTGTGGAGCCTCCACCATCAGGGTGCTGACCTCACTGAGG gccaAACACACCCAGGAGGGCGGGCTGTGCTGGGGGGTGGACGGTGAGACcggctgtctgtctgacatGAAGCTTCTGGGTATCTGGGAGCCGCTGGCTGTCAAGGCTCAGACCTACAAGACGGCCGTGGAG ACGGCCATCTTGTTGCTGCGTATTGATGACATCGTCTCTGGTCacaagaagaaagacaaagatgaTCAGACAGGAGGACATGGAGCCGAGTAG
- the LOC139215729 gene encoding zinc finger protein 420-like: protein MEPRGAVSPSDILKVIVMKEEQQDPPEPPHIKEEQEDPPEPPHIKEEQEEVWTSRQGEQLQGPEEAHITEFPLTPVPVKSEDDEEEAQSSQLHHRHTEHMETEADGEDCGGPGPDRNPHPRGPLEAEDQTEDSSETETEDSEDWEETREAQSGSKSLKNTKVRRCYIGKKSFVCSECGKRFSQMGSLKRHLSIHTGERPFSCSDCGKRFDCRGNLKRHMKIHTGEKPFNCSVCGKRFTHRANVTQHMAVHTGEKRFSCSVCGQRFAWSTQVKTHRCDGESLPLNQEKPFSCSKCKKTFSRSTNLKAHMRVHTGEKPYSCSECGKTFGRSPHLKIHMRTHTGEKPFSCPFCGKSFTQKVNLTYHLSVHTGEKRFSCSSCGHKFTWYTQLKSHRCICPPSCVRQDHGEDGGEMEGGDKAFSCSHCGKVFSRKDNLNIHTRIHTGERPYSCSICGKSFKHGGHLTQHMSVHSKENRFSCRGCDRRFTWLYQLKRHSCGRSSEPQGVWTSQETDINESLVTPVPVKSEDDEEEAQSSQLHHRHTEHMETDADGEDCGGPEPDRKPHPRGPLEPDLKAGDSPEPGVISKKGAREVRSSLKHMKVPNVDPGGHPVRKVFSCSECGKVFGRKEHLQTHERIHTGERPFSCPRCGKTFGCKRSLLGHMTSHTGEKPFSCSQCGKRFGRMVNLKTHQRLHTGERPFSCPFCGKGFTQKVHMTQHMAVHTGEKQFSCSVCDKRFTWLSGFRRHKCSNEQSEVDESQAEESSEAEPGEKPFGCRQCGNRFNHKHNLKAHMRIHTGEKPFNCSVCEKGFAASGALKKHLRTHSGEKPFSCSVCGIRFTQGGNLKRHMAQHTGETREKPYSCSVCAKSFTQVSNMKRHMSQHNEPLQAAGSDAGTGSDLTQDQQEEAQSLTALSH from the exons ATGGAGCCCAGAGGAGCAG TTTCTCCTTCAGACATCCTCAAAGTGATCGTTatgaaagaggagcagcaggaccccccagagcccccccacattaaagaggagcaggaggaccccccagagcccccccacattaaagaggagcaggaggaggtctgGACCAGTCGGCAGGGAGAGCAGCTTCAAGGGCCGGAGGAGGCTCATATCACCGAGTTCCCACTGACTCCTGTccctgtgaagagtgaagatgatgaagaggaagctcagtcctcacagcttcatcacagacacactgaacacatggagacagaagctgatggagaggactgtggaggaccaggaccagacagGAACCCACATCCACGTGGACCCTTAGAGGCCGAGGACCAGACTGAAGACTCCTCAGAGACCGAGACTGAGGACAGTGAGGACTGGGAGGAGACCAGAGAAGCTCAGTCTGGGTCAAAGTCcctgaaaaacaccaaagtgaggAGATGTTACATCGGCAAGAAATCATTTGTCTGCTCTGAATGTGGGAAAAGATTTAGTCAGATGGGAAGTCTGAAGAGACACCTGTCCATTCACACAGGGGAGAGACCATTTAGCTGCTCTGACTGTGGGAAAAGGTTTGACTGCAGGGGAAACCTGAAGAGACACATGAAAATTCACACTGGGGAGAAACCATTTAACTGCTCAGTTTGTGGTAAAAGATTCACACATCGGGCGAATGTGACACAGCACATGGCCGTTCACACGGGGGAGAAACGGTTCAGCTGCTCCGTCTGTGGCCAGAGGTTCGCCTGGTCCACTCAGGTCAAAACTCACCGCTGTGACGGAGAGTCCTTGCCGCTGAACCAAGAGAAACCCTTCAGTTGCTCCAAGTGCAAGAAAACATTCAGCCGCAGTACAAACCTGAAGGCTCACATGAgagtccacacaggagagaaacc GTACAGCTGCTCCGAGTGTGGGAAGACCTTTGGCCGCAGCCCCCACCTGAAGATCCACATGAGGACGCACACCGGGGAGAAACCCTTCAGCTGCCCTTTCTGTGGGAAGAGCTTCACGCAGAAGGTGAACCTGACGtaccacctgtctgtccacaccGGGGAGAAACgcttcagctgcagctcctgcGGGCACAAGTTCACCTGGTACACGCAGTTAAAGAGCCACCGCTGCATCTGTCCGCCCTCATGTGTCCGCCAGGATCACGGTGAGGACGGCGGGGAGATGGAGGGTGGGGACAAAGCCTTCAGCTGCTCCCACTGCGGGAAAGTCTTCAGTCGCAAGGACAACCTGAACATCCACACCAGGATCCACACAGGGGAGAGACCTTACAGCTGCTCCATCTGCGGGAAGAGCTTCAAACACGGAGGACACCTGACACAGCACATGTCGGTCCACAGCAAGGAGAACCGCTTCAGCTGCAGGGGCTGCGACCGCAGGTTCACCTGGCTCTACCAGCTCAAGAGACACTCCTGTGGCAGGTCTTCAGAGCCTCAGGGGGTCTGGACCAGTCAGGAGACTGACATCAACGAGTCCCTGGTCACTCCTGTccctgtgaagagtgaagatgatgaagaggaagctcagtcctcacagcttcatcacagacacactgaacacatggaAACAGACGCtgatggagaggactgtggaggaccAGAACCAGACAGGAAGCCACATCCACGTGGACCCTTAGAGCCTGACCTGAAGGCTGGAGACTCTCCTGAGCCAGGAGTCATTAGCAAAAAGGGGGCCAGAGAAGTTCGGTCCAGTCTGAAGCATATGAAAGTCCCCAACGTGGATCCAGGAGGTCACCCTGTGAGGAAAGTGTTCAGCTGCTCTGAGTGTGGGAAGGTCTTTGGCCGTAAGGAACACCTGCAGACTCACGAGAggatccacacaggagagagacCCTTCAGCTGCCCTCGCTGCGGGAAGACATTTGGCTGCAAGAGGTCCCTGCTGGGTCATATGACCagccacacaggagagaaaccctTCAGCTGCTCCCAGTGTGGGAAGAGGTTCGGCCGGATGGTGAATCTGAAGACACACCAGAGGCTTCACACGGGCGAGCGGCCGTTCAGCTGCCCCTTCTGTGGCAAAGGCTTCACCCAGAAGGTCCACATGACCCAGCACATGGCCGTCCACACCGGTGAGAAGCAATTCAGCTGCAGCGTCTGTGACAAGAGGTTCACCTGGCTCTCTGGGTTCAGGCGCCACAAATGCAGCAACGAGCAGTCAGAGGTGGATGAGAGCCAGGCAGAGGAGAGCTCGGAGGCTGAGCCTGGGGAGAAACCATTCGGCTGCCGTCAGTGTGGCAACAGATTCAATCACAAGCACAACCTGAAGGCTCACATGAGGATCCACACCGGAGAGAAACCGTTCAACTGTTCTGTGTGCGAGAAAGGCTTTGCCGCCAGCGGAGCGCTGAAGAAACACCTGAGGACTCATTCGGGAGAGAAACCCTTCAGCTGCTCCGTCTGCGGCATCAGGTTCACACAGGGGGGGAACTTGAAGCGCCACATGGCCCAGCACACCGGGGAGACTCGGGAGAAACCCTACAGCTGCTCCGTGTGTGCCAAGAGCTTCACGCAGGTGTCCAACATGAAGCGACACATGAGCCAGCACAACGAGCCactgcaggcagcaggcagtgaCGCTGGGACGGGCTCAGATCTGACCCAGGACCAGCAGGAGGAAGCCCAGAGTCTGACAGCACTCAGCCACTGA
- the jtb gene encoding protein JTB produces the protein MESDCRIPVACCRPRVLVLHVLFWGLVSLRVFGAALLSDVKTTAVKTVVAPCWLLEEFVVTTECSQCNAFQTRSWSACGPTGYVERVNCTRSNRDEYKSCRSAVMEEHLFWKFEAAMLALTALFAILVVVRQRSLDRLASEKVRRQIESI, from the exons ATGGAGAGCGACTGTCGGATCCCGGTGGCCTGCTGTCGGCCTCGAGTCCTCGTCCTCCACGTGCTGTTCTGGGGCCTCGTGTCCCTCAG ggtgtTTGGAGCGGCTCTACTGAGTGACGTCAAAACTACAG CGGTGAAGACTGTGGTGgccccctgctggctgctggagGAGTTTGTGGTGACCACGGAGTGCTCTCAGTGTAACGCCTTCCAGACC AGGTCGTGGTCGGCCTGCGGACCGACGGGATACGTGGAGCGAGTCAACTGCACCCGATCTAACCGGGACGAGTACAAGAG CTGTCGCTCCGCCGTGATGGAGGAACATCTCTTTTGGAAGTTTGAGGCGGCCATGTTGGCTCTGACGGCTCTCTTCGCCATCCTAGTAGTAGTTCGTCAGCGCTCGCTGGACCGCCTCGCCTCTGAGAAGGTTCGCCGCCAGATCGAGTCCATCTAG